From a region of the Rathayibacter sp. VKM Ac-2804 genome:
- a CDS encoding ABC transporter permease: MPNEFSGGAQKARRIDHFVAPLEETPIATIDAVSLDDKPSNLWTDAWQDLRKRPMFWISGALILLIIAVALIPSLFTSVDPRACDLGLSNQGPGDGSVLGYTKQGCDVYSRIIHGTSTSLSVGLIVILITTLTGVVGGALAGFFGGWVDTVIMRAGDIFFSIPYILAAVVIMSVFSAHRNVFVIALAIGAFAWPTTARVLRSEVLRVKQSDFVGAATATGLSRMAILFRHVLPNSIAPVIVVTTISLGAAITAEATLSFLGVGLPGSVMSWGNDISQAQRDLRTNPQTLIYPSAALTITVLSFILMGEALRDALDPKARALR; the protein is encoded by the coding sequence ATGCCAAATGAGTTCTCCGGCGGCGCGCAGAAGGCCCGCCGCATCGACCACTTCGTCGCCCCGCTCGAGGAGACGCCGATCGCCACGATCGACGCCGTCTCGCTCGACGACAAGCCCAGCAACCTCTGGACCGACGCCTGGCAGGACCTGCGCAAGCGCCCGATGTTCTGGATCTCGGGGGCGCTGATCCTGCTGATCATCGCCGTCGCGCTGATCCCGTCGCTGTTCACCTCCGTCGACCCCCGCGCCTGCGACCTCGGTCTCAGCAACCAGGGTCCCGGCGACGGCAGCGTCCTGGGCTACACGAAGCAGGGCTGCGACGTGTACTCCCGGATCATCCACGGCACGTCGACCTCGCTCTCCGTCGGCCTCATCGTGATCCTGATCACGACGCTCACCGGCGTCGTCGGCGGCGCGCTGGCCGGCTTCTTCGGCGGCTGGGTCGACACCGTGATCATGCGCGCGGGCGACATCTTCTTCTCGATCCCCTACATCCTCGCCGCGGTCGTCATCATGTCGGTCTTCTCGGCGCACCGGAACGTGTTCGTCATCGCCCTGGCGATCGGCGCGTTCGCGTGGCCCACCACCGCCCGCGTCCTGCGGTCGGAGGTCCTCCGGGTGAAGCAGTCCGACTTCGTCGGCGCCGCGACGGCCACCGGCCTGTCGAGGATGGCGATCCTGTTCCGCCACGTGCTGCCCAACTCCATCGCCCCCGTGATCGTCGTCACGACGATCTCGCTCGGCGCGGCCATCACCGCGGAGGCGACGCTGTCGTTCCTCGGCGTCGGTCTGCCGGGCTCGGTGATGTCGTGGGGCAACGACATCAGCCAGGCGCAGCGCGACCTGCGGACCAACCCGCAGACGCTGATCTACCCGTCCGCCGCGCTGACCATCACCGTGCTGAGCTTCATCCTGATGGGTGAGGCCCTGCGCGACGCGCTCGACCCGAAGGCGAGGGCCCTCCGATGA
- a CDS encoding ABC transporter ATP-binding protein: MTNTTPTTPKGPLLEVTDLEVGFQTGSGLVKALRGVSLTIEHGQTVAIVGESGSGKSTTAAAIIGLLPGSGKVTAGSVLFDGKDLAKATRTELEDIRGRRIGYVPQDPMSNLNPVWSIGFQVEETIKANGLASGRKEVRAKAIEVLQNAGLADAEKRLKQFPHQFSGGMRQRVLIGIGLAASPQLLIADEPTSALDVTVQRRILDHLETLTKTDGTALLFITHDLGLAAERAEKLIVMYKGRIVESGASVEVLQNPQHPYTQRLIAAAPSLASRRIQSTAGSATESVPGESAAVREVDLVGAAGAHHGGATTTARPMIELDGLTKVFKIRRGGLKAEDFTAVDDVSFAIPKGTTTALVGESGSGKSTIARLVLGLETATSGAITIDGRRTEKLKGKEMLALRRSMQPVFQDPYGSLDPLHNIGNTISEPLRVHKVGDRTSQRERVFELLDQVSLPRVIAGRYPNELSGGQRQRVAIARALALKPEIVVLDEAVSALDVLVQAQILRLLADLQAELGLTYLFITHDLAVVRVIADDVCVMQKGRIVEHASTDTVFESPEQEYTRELLAAIPGAGIEFAV; encoded by the coding sequence ATGACGAACACGACTCCCACCACGCCGAAGGGCCCGCTGCTCGAGGTCACCGACCTCGAGGTGGGCTTCCAGACCGGCAGCGGACTGGTCAAGGCCCTGCGCGGCGTCAGCCTGACGATCGAGCACGGCCAGACCGTCGCAATCGTCGGCGAGTCCGGCTCCGGCAAGTCGACGACCGCCGCCGCGATCATCGGTCTGCTCCCCGGCAGCGGCAAGGTCACCGCGGGCTCCGTGCTGTTCGACGGCAAGGACCTGGCGAAGGCGACCAGGACCGAGCTCGAGGACATCCGCGGCCGACGCATCGGCTACGTGCCGCAGGACCCGATGTCCAACCTCAACCCGGTCTGGTCGATCGGCTTCCAGGTCGAGGAGACGATCAAGGCCAACGGCCTCGCCTCCGGCCGCAAGGAGGTCCGCGCCAAGGCGATCGAGGTCCTGCAGAACGCCGGACTCGCCGATGCCGAGAAGCGGCTCAAGCAGTTCCCGCACCAGTTCTCGGGCGGCATGCGCCAGCGCGTGCTGATCGGCATCGGCCTGGCCGCGTCGCCGCAGCTGCTCATCGCGGACGAGCCGACCTCGGCGCTCGACGTGACCGTGCAGCGGCGCATCCTCGACCACCTCGAGACCCTGACGAAGACCGACGGCACCGCGCTGCTCTTCATCACGCACGACCTGGGCCTCGCCGCCGAGCGCGCCGAGAAGCTCATCGTCATGTACAAGGGCCGCATCGTCGAGTCCGGCGCCTCGGTGGAGGTGCTGCAGAACCCCCAGCACCCCTACACGCAGCGCCTGATCGCGGCGGCACCGAGCCTCGCCTCGCGGCGCATCCAGTCGACGGCCGGCAGCGCCACGGAGTCGGTGCCCGGCGAGTCCGCGGCCGTCCGCGAGGTCGACCTGGTCGGCGCGGCCGGCGCCCACCACGGCGGCGCGACCACCACCGCGCGGCCGATGATCGAGCTCGACGGCCTCACCAAGGTCTTCAAGATCCGCCGCGGCGGGCTGAAGGCCGAGGACTTCACCGCCGTCGACGACGTGTCGTTCGCGATCCCCAAGGGCACCACCACGGCGCTCGTGGGGGAGTCGGGCTCGGGCAAGTCGACGATCGCCCGCCTCGTGCTGGGGCTCGAGACGGCGACCAGCGGTGCGATCACGATCGACGGCCGTCGCACCGAGAAGCTCAAGGGCAAGGAGATGCTGGCGCTGCGCCGCTCGATGCAGCCGGTGTTCCAGGACCCGTACGGCTCGCTCGACCCGCTGCACAACATCGGCAACACCATCTCGGAGCCGCTGCGCGTGCACAAGGTCGGCGACCGCACCTCGCAGCGCGAGCGGGTCTTCGAGCTGCTCGACCAGGTGTCGCTGCCGCGCGTGATCGCGGGACGCTACCCGAACGAGCTCTCCGGTGGCCAGCGCCAGCGCGTGGCGATCGCCCGCGCACTCGCGCTCAAGCCCGAGATCGTGGTGCTCGACGAGGCGGTGTCGGCCCTGGACGTGCTCGTCCAGGCGCAGATCCTCCGCCTCCTCGCCGATCTGCAGGCCGAGCTCGGGCTCACCTACCTGTTCATCACGCACGACCTGGCGGTGGTCCGCGTGATCGCCGACGACGTCTGCGTGATGCAGAAGGGCCGGATCGTCGAGCACGCCTCGACGGACACCGTGTTCGAGTCGCCGGAGCAGGAGTACACCCGCGAGCTGCTCGCCGCCATCCCGGGCGCCGGCATCGAGTTCGCGGTCTGA
- the typA gene encoding translational GTPase TypA, with protein MASATRSDLRNVAIVAHVDHGKTTLVDAMLKQTNSFDAHAHVDERAMDSNELEREKGITILAKNTAVSYSGKHAVDGPITINVIDTPGHADFGGEVERGLSMVDGVCLLVDASEGPLPQTRFVLRKALEAKLPVILLVNKTDRPDARIDEVVAESQDLLLGLASDMADDVPDLDLDAILDVPVVYASGKAGRASANKPEDGTLPDAEDLEPLFEAILKHIPAPTFDDEAPLQAHVTNLDASPFLGRLALLRVFNGTIKKGQTVAWVHHDGSHTNARITELLITKALDRYPAETAGPGDIVAIAGFPEITIGETIADPEDIRPLPAITVDDPAISMTIGTNTSPLVGKVKGHKLTARMVKDRLDRELIGNVSLKVLDIGRPDSWEVQGRGELALAILVEQMRREGFELTVGKPQVVTRQVDGKVHEPFEHLTIDAPEEYLGAITQLLAARKGRMENMANHGTGWVRMEFTVPSRGLIGFRTEFLTTTRGTGIANAILHGYEQWAGAIVTRNNGSIVADRTGVVTPFAIIALQERMTFFVNPTEEVYEGMVIGENSRNDDMDVNITKEKKLTNMRQSTSDTFESMTPSRQLTLEECLEFAREDECVEVTPEIVRIRKVELDANARARATSRLKKQA; from the coding sequence ATGGCAAGTGCCACCCGCTCCGACCTGCGCAACGTCGCGATCGTCGCCCACGTCGACCATGGCAAGACCACCCTGGTGGACGCCATGCTCAAGCAGACGAACTCCTTCGACGCGCACGCCCACGTGGACGAGCGCGCGATGGACTCGAACGAGCTCGAGCGCGAGAAGGGCATCACGATCCTCGCGAAGAACACCGCTGTGTCCTACAGCGGCAAGCACGCGGTCGACGGTCCCATCACCATCAACGTGATCGACACCCCCGGCCACGCCGACTTCGGCGGCGAGGTCGAGCGCGGCCTGTCCATGGTCGACGGCGTCTGCCTCCTCGTCGACGCGTCCGAGGGCCCGCTCCCGCAGACCCGCTTCGTGCTCCGCAAGGCGCTCGAGGCGAAGCTCCCCGTCATCCTCCTGGTCAACAAGACCGACCGTCCCGATGCCCGCATCGACGAGGTCGTCGCCGAGAGCCAGGACCTCCTCCTCGGCCTCGCCTCCGACATGGCGGACGACGTCCCGGACCTCGACCTCGACGCGATCCTCGACGTCCCCGTCGTCTACGCCTCCGGCAAGGCCGGCCGCGCCTCCGCGAACAAGCCGGAGGACGGTACGCTCCCCGACGCCGAGGACCTCGAGCCGCTGTTCGAGGCGATCCTCAAGCACATCCCGGCGCCGACCTTCGACGACGAGGCGCCCCTCCAGGCCCACGTCACCAACCTCGACGCGTCGCCGTTCCTCGGCCGCCTCGCCCTCCTCCGCGTCTTCAACGGCACGATCAAGAAGGGCCAGACCGTCGCCTGGGTCCACCACGACGGCTCGCACACCAACGCGCGCATCACCGAGCTGCTGATCACCAAGGCACTCGACCGCTACCCGGCCGAGACCGCCGGCCCCGGCGACATCGTCGCGATCGCGGGCTTCCCCGAGATCACCATCGGCGAGACCATCGCCGACCCGGAGGACATCCGCCCGCTGCCGGCCATCACGGTCGACGACCCGGCGATCTCGATGACCATCGGCACCAACACCTCGCCGCTGGTCGGCAAGGTCAAGGGCCACAAGCTCACCGCGCGCATGGTGAAGGACCGCCTCGACCGCGAGCTCATCGGAAACGTGTCGCTCAAGGTCCTCGACATCGGCCGTCCCGACTCGTGGGAGGTCCAGGGCCGCGGCGAGCTCGCGCTGGCCATCCTCGTCGAGCAGATGCGCCGCGAGGGCTTCGAGCTCACGGTCGGCAAGCCCCAGGTGGTCACCCGCCAGGTCGACGGCAAGGTGCACGAGCCCTTCGAGCACCTCACCATCGACGCTCCGGAGGAGTACCTCGGCGCGATCACGCAGCTCCTCGCCGCCCGCAAGGGCCGCATGGAGAACATGGCGAACCACGGCACCGGCTGGGTCCGCATGGAGTTCACCGTCCCCTCGCGCGGCCTGATCGGCTTCCGCACCGAGTTCCTCACCACCACCCGCGGCACCGGCATCGCGAACGCGATCCTGCACGGCTACGAGCAGTGGGCCGGCGCCATCGTCACCCGCAACAACGGCTCGATCGTCGCCGACCGCACCGGCGTCGTGACGCCGTTCGCGATCATCGCGCTCCAGGAGCGGATGACCTTCTTCGTGAACCCCACCGAGGAGGTCTACGAGGGCATGGTCATCGGCGAGAACTCGCGCAACGACGACATGGACGTGAACATCACCAAGGAGAAGAAGCTGACCAACATGCGTCAGTCCACCTCCGACACCTTCGAGTCGATGACGCCCTCGCGCCAGCTGACGCTCGAGGAGTGCCTCGAGTTCGCCCGCGAGGACGAGTGCGTCGAGGTCACCCCCGAGATCGTGCGCATCCGCAAGGTCGAGCTGGACGCGAACGCCCGCGCCCGCGCGACCAGCCGCCTCAAGAAGCAGGCCTGA
- a CDS encoding thioredoxin domain-containing protein: MSGNSAKNQPTKRERQELARLEARERREQERRRKRRNRVLGQSGAAVGVLAVVALVAWNMWSQQEIASTGPANMLSDGIVLAGAESAVTPVTTAPLEAGEEPVPTDEAATRAGGVVTVDLYVDYLCPYCGQFETANAANLQSWLTQGAITLEIHPVAILDSSSAGSEYSSRAANAAACVADEDPDRFLAVHEALFAKQPAEGTTGLSDDELRALVTEAGVTDDDVLACITSGEFRPWVAAATKRATSGALANSSVAKLSSTPTVLVNGEQYTGKPDDADAFVAFITATLEAEGATPAPTPAG; this comes from the coding sequence ATGTCCGGGAACAGTGCGAAGAACCAGCCGACGAAGCGCGAGCGACAGGAGCTCGCCCGCCTCGAGGCGCGGGAGCGGCGCGAGCAGGAGCGGCGTCGGAAGCGGCGGAACCGGGTGCTCGGCCAGAGCGGTGCGGCGGTCGGCGTGCTCGCCGTCGTGGCGCTTGTGGCGTGGAACATGTGGTCGCAGCAGGAGATCGCGAGCACCGGGCCGGCGAACATGCTGAGCGACGGGATCGTGCTCGCGGGGGCGGAGTCGGCGGTCACGCCGGTGACGACCGCTCCCCTCGAGGCGGGCGAGGAGCCGGTCCCGACCGACGAGGCGGCGACGCGCGCCGGCGGCGTCGTCACGGTCGACCTGTACGTCGACTACCTGTGCCCGTACTGCGGGCAGTTCGAGACGGCGAACGCGGCGAACCTGCAGTCGTGGCTGACGCAGGGGGCGATCACGCTCGAGATCCATCCGGTCGCGATCCTGGACTCCTCCTCGGCGGGATCGGAGTACTCGAGCCGCGCGGCGAACGCCGCGGCCTGCGTCGCGGACGAGGATCCGGACCGGTTCCTCGCGGTGCACGAGGCGCTGTTCGCGAAGCAGCCGGCCGAGGGGACGACCGGGCTGAGCGACGACGAGCTGCGGGCGCTGGTGACCGAGGCCGGAGTGACCGACGACGACGTGCTGGCGTGCATCACGAGCGGCGAGTTCCGGCCCTGGGTGGCGGCGGCCACGAAGCGGGCGACGAGCGGCGCGCTGGCGAACTCCTCGGTCGCGAAGCTGAGCTCGACGCCGACCGTGCTCGTCAACGGCGAGCAGTACACCGGCAAGCCGGACGACGCCGACGCGTTCGTCGCGTTCATCACCGCGACGCTGGAGGCGGAGGGCGCGACGCCCGCGCCGACGCCGGCGGGCTGA
- the efeB gene encoding iron uptake transporter deferrochelatase/peroxidase subunit: MEPEQNTVGAADESGRPDEQPRRLSRRGLLGLVSAGTAGLAAGIGGTVAVTSATSATASSAATRVVPFFGANQAGITTAAQDRLHFAAFDLASSVTRDDLIELLQDWTLAAARLTQGLDVSEEGAVGGPDTAPPDDTGEALGLDASSLTLTFGFGPTLFTDESGADRFGLADRRPAELAALPRFRGDALVPSAGGGDLCIQACADDPQVAVHAIRNLSRIAFGRASLRWSQLGFGRTSSTSTAQATPRNLFGFKDGTANVKSEEPDAVQEHVWVQDADGPAWLAGGSYLVARKIRMIIETWDRSQLGEQERVIGRSKGSGAPLSGGGEFTEPDFAAAGATGAPLVDEQSHVRLAHPTVNNGVRLLRRGYNFVDGNDELGRLNAGLFFLSFQRSPEQFIAIQKNLAGDALNEYIKHVGSAVFAVPPGVRDEGDFVGSGLFA, encoded by the coding sequence GTGGAGCCCGAGCAGAACACCGTCGGCGCCGCCGACGAGTCGGGCCGGCCCGACGAGCAGCCCCGCCGCCTCTCGCGGCGCGGGCTGCTCGGGCTCGTCTCGGCGGGCACCGCAGGACTGGCCGCGGGCATCGGCGGGACGGTCGCCGTCACCTCGGCGACCAGCGCGACCGCCTCCTCCGCGGCGACCCGCGTCGTGCCGTTCTTCGGCGCGAATCAGGCCGGCATCACGACGGCCGCGCAGGACCGGCTGCACTTCGCGGCGTTCGACCTGGCCTCCAGCGTCACGCGCGACGACCTGATCGAGCTGCTGCAGGACTGGACGCTCGCGGCCGCCCGCCTCACCCAGGGGCTCGACGTCAGCGAGGAGGGCGCGGTCGGCGGACCGGACACGGCTCCGCCCGACGACACGGGCGAGGCGCTCGGTCTCGACGCGTCCTCGCTGACGCTCACCTTCGGCTTCGGTCCGACGCTCTTCACCGACGAGTCGGGCGCCGACCGCTTCGGCCTCGCCGACCGGCGACCGGCCGAGCTCGCGGCGCTCCCCCGCTTCCGAGGCGACGCGCTGGTGCCGTCCGCGGGCGGCGGCGACCTCTGCATCCAGGCCTGCGCGGACGACCCGCAGGTCGCGGTGCACGCCATCCGGAACCTCAGCCGGATCGCCTTCGGGCGCGCTTCGCTGCGCTGGTCGCAGCTCGGCTTCGGCCGCACCTCCTCCACCTCGACGGCGCAGGCGACTCCGCGGAACCTCTTCGGCTTCAAGGACGGCACGGCCAACGTCAAGTCGGAGGAGCCGGACGCCGTGCAGGAGCACGTCTGGGTGCAGGACGCCGACGGGCCGGCCTGGCTCGCGGGCGGCAGCTACCTCGTGGCGCGCAAGATCCGGATGATCATCGAGACCTGGGACCGCAGCCAGCTCGGCGAGCAGGAGCGCGTGATCGGCCGGAGCAAAGGCTCCGGTGCGCCGCTCTCGGGCGGCGGCGAGTTCACCGAGCCCGACTTCGCGGCGGCCGGCGCGACCGGCGCTCCCCTCGTCGACGAGCAGTCGCACGTGCGGCTCGCGCACCCGACCGTGAACAACGGGGTCCGGCTGCTGCGCCGCGGCTACAACTTCGTCGACGGCAACGACGAGCTCGGGCGGCTGAACGCGGGGCTGTTCTTCCTCTCGTTCCAGCGGTCGCCGGAGCAGTTCATCGCGATCCAGAAGAACCTCGCCGGCGACGCGCTGAACGAGTACATCAAGCACGTCGGCTCGGCGGTCTTCGCGGTCCCGCCGGGGGTGCGCGACGAGGGCGACTTCGTCGGCTCGGGGCTGTTCGCCTGA
- the efeO gene encoding iron uptake system protein EfeO codes for MPSRTRPRLPRVATGLAGAGALALLLAGCVPNTPAASSAAALEVAIDDGACAVSAATAEAGAVTFALENTGSDVNEFEILAEDKLRIVGEKENVTPGQSVSYVAQLEPGTYYTACKFQQVGAPVGLAEFTVTGEATEQSADEQAATEAAVTNYVSYVQSQSGELLPAVTAFADAYAAGDDEKARSLFAATRVFYERIEPTAEAFGDLDPRIDYREVDAVAEGLDWTGFHRIEKDLWVPAADALNSDGTSAWLDWARSTPEQRTAFADGLVSDVQDLYDLVAAPDFTVSVGDISNGAIGLLDEVAAGKITGEEDWWSGTDLTDFAANVQGAEVAFGNVEPIATATGEDGAALTADIGRRFAELDAMLAQYGSIDSGFVAYSSVTAEQKKELSDQVNALSEPLSQLTHTVLGVEEPAE; via the coding sequence ATGCCCTCGCGCACTCGACCCCGCCTCCCCCGCGTCGCCACCGGCCTCGCCGGTGCCGGCGCTCTCGCCCTGCTCCTCGCCGGCTGCGTGCCGAACACCCCGGCCGCCTCCTCCGCCGCGGCCCTCGAGGTCGCGATCGACGACGGCGCCTGCGCGGTGTCCGCCGCGACGGCCGAGGCGGGTGCGGTGACCTTCGCGCTCGAGAACACCGGCTCGGACGTCAACGAGTTCGAGATCCTCGCCGAGGACAAGCTGCGCATCGTCGGCGAGAAGGAGAACGTGACCCCCGGGCAGAGCGTCTCCTACGTCGCCCAGCTCGAGCCCGGCACCTACTACACGGCCTGCAAGTTCCAGCAGGTCGGCGCGCCCGTCGGGCTCGCCGAGTTCACCGTGACCGGCGAGGCGACCGAGCAGTCGGCCGACGAGCAGGCCGCGACCGAGGCCGCCGTCACCAACTACGTCTCCTACGTGCAGTCGCAGTCCGGCGAGCTGCTGCCCGCCGTGACGGCCTTCGCCGACGCCTACGCGGCCGGTGACGACGAGAAGGCCCGCAGCCTCTTCGCCGCGACCCGCGTCTTCTACGAGCGCATCGAGCCGACCGCCGAGGCCTTCGGCGACCTCGACCCGAGGATCGACTACCGCGAGGTCGACGCCGTCGCCGAGGGCCTGGACTGGACCGGCTTCCACCGCATCGAGAAGGACCTCTGGGTCCCCGCCGCCGACGCGCTGAACTCCGACGGCACGAGCGCCTGGCTCGACTGGGCGCGGTCCACCCCGGAGCAGCGGACCGCGTTCGCCGACGGTCTCGTCTCCGACGTGCAGGACCTCTACGACCTCGTCGCCGCGCCCGACTTCACCGTCTCGGTCGGCGACATCTCGAACGGCGCGATCGGCCTGCTCGACGAGGTCGCCGCCGGCAAGATCACCGGCGAGGAGGACTGGTGGTCGGGCACCGACCTGACCGACTTCGCCGCCAACGTGCAGGGCGCGGAGGTCGCCTTCGGCAACGTCGAGCCGATCGCGACCGCCACCGGCGAGGACGGCGCGGCGCTGACCGCGGACATCGGCCGGCGCTTCGCCGAGCTCGACGCGATGCTCGCGCAGTACGGCTCGATCGACTCCGGCTTCGTCGCCTACTCGAGCGTCACCGCCGAGCAGAAGAAGGAGCTCTCCGACCAGGTGAACGCCCTGTCCGAGCCGCTCTCCCAGCTCACGCACACGGTGCTCGGCGTCGAGGAGCCCGCGGAGTAG
- the efeU gene encoding iron uptake transporter permease EfeU yields MLANYLIGLREGLEAGLVVGILVAYLTKLQRRDVLPRLWTGIAAAVVLSLVTGAILTWGPYGLSFTAQELLGGGLSLLAVGLVTWMIFWMGANARSLKGELESKLDAAVSGSALGIVVLGFVSVGREGIETALFVWASVSSSSASSGSDAWVGTIGAFLGILSAVVASYLIFRGFVRIDLGRFFTWTGGFLIVVAAGVLLYGVGDLQEAALLPGWGTPLFDLGPILPATVAAILGGLFNYTPEPTALQFSAWLLYLVVVGSLFVRQVRSRRPRRGSAAPVAAPVATSV; encoded by the coding sequence GTGCTCGCAAACTACCTCATCGGCCTCCGCGAAGGCCTCGAAGCCGGACTCGTCGTCGGCATCCTCGTCGCCTACCTGACGAAGCTGCAGCGCCGCGACGTCCTCCCCCGGCTCTGGACCGGCATCGCCGCCGCGGTCGTCCTCTCCCTCGTCACCGGCGCCATCCTGACCTGGGGCCCCTACGGGCTCAGCTTCACCGCGCAGGAGCTGCTCGGCGGCGGCCTCTCGCTGCTGGCCGTCGGACTCGTCACCTGGATGATCTTCTGGATGGGCGCGAACGCTCGCAGCCTGAAGGGCGAGCTGGAGTCCAAGCTCGACGCCGCGGTCAGCGGCTCCGCCCTCGGGATCGTCGTGCTCGGCTTCGTCAGCGTCGGGCGCGAGGGGATCGAGACCGCGCTGTTCGTCTGGGCGAGCGTGTCCTCGAGCAGCGCCTCCTCCGGCTCGGACGCCTGGGTCGGCACGATCGGCGCCTTCCTCGGCATCCTCAGCGCGGTCGTCGCCTCCTACCTGATCTTCCGCGGCTTCGTCCGGATCGACCTCGGCCGCTTCTTCACGTGGACGGGCGGGTTCCTCATCGTGGTCGCGGCCGGCGTGCTGCTCTACGGCGTCGGCGACCTGCAGGAGGCGGCGCTGCTGCCCGGCTGGGGCACCCCGCTGTTCGATCTGGGCCCGATCCTGCCCGCCACGGTCGCCGCGATCCTCGGCGGCCTCTTCAACTACACCCCCGAGCCGACGGCGCTGCAGTTCTCCGCCTGGCTGCTCTACCTCGTCGTGGTCGGGTCCCTGTTCGTCCGCCAGGTCCGCTCCCGCCGGCCGCGACGGGGCAGCGCGGCCCCGGTCGCCGCGCCCGTCGCCACCTCCGTCTGA
- a CDS encoding PIG-L family deacetylase, translating to MDASRDGAGERVVAVHAHPDDETITMGGTLARLVADGAAVTVVTATRGECGEVIPTDLAHLEGSDELAAHRTTELVVALTALGVADHRFLGDPAARAAGLAPRIYRDSGMQWGPGRVPVPLEPADPRSFTSAPEEEAIADLVAVLLQTGATLVLSYDAGGGYGHPDHIRAALIASTAAERLGLRCLAVLPESAPAEPGDVAIELDEDDYARKRAALEAHRTQLVVESDELRLSSGPPFAIGRLERFRPEGAPVPPEPVAEERPDPVTRIVSGVLSVVTGAVVGAITTVAHQSTVSVGEAVIPVGLAVSLAAVLLLLLGLRLVMVDRFVAFCTAMGLLGAIGLLALRSTGGSVLVPANGLGVVWTFAPALIALVVIAWPRVRTPAAPAPVEPAADSTAPPLPVR from the coding sequence GTGGACGCGAGTCGAGACGGCGCAGGCGAGCGGGTCGTGGCGGTGCACGCCCATCCCGACGACGAGACGATCACGATGGGCGGAACGCTCGCGAGACTCGTCGCGGACGGTGCCGCGGTCACCGTCGTCACCGCGACCCGCGGCGAGTGCGGCGAGGTCATCCCGACCGATCTCGCGCACCTCGAGGGCTCGGACGAGCTCGCCGCGCACCGCACCACCGAGCTGGTCGTCGCCCTCACCGCGCTCGGCGTCGCCGACCACCGCTTCCTCGGCGACCCCGCCGCCCGCGCGGCCGGCCTCGCCCCGCGGATCTACCGCGACTCCGGCATGCAGTGGGGCCCCGGACGCGTCCCGGTCCCGCTCGAGCCGGCGGACCCGCGCTCCTTCACCTCCGCACCCGAGGAGGAGGCGATCGCCGACCTCGTCGCCGTGCTCCTGCAGACCGGTGCGACCCTCGTCCTCTCCTACGACGCCGGCGGCGGCTACGGGCACCCCGACCACATCCGCGCCGCCCTGATCGCCTCGACGGCGGCCGAGCGACTCGGACTGCGCTGCCTCGCCGTGCTGCCCGAGTCCGCCCCGGCGGAGCCCGGCGACGTCGCGATCGAGCTGGACGAGGACGACTACGCGCGCAAGCGCGCCGCCCTCGAGGCGCACCGCACCCAGCTGGTCGTGGAGAGCGACGAGCTCCGCCTCTCCAGCGGGCCGCCGTTCGCGATCGGCCGCCTCGAGCGCTTCCGCCCCGAGGGGGCGCCGGTCCCGCCCGAGCCGGTCGCCGAGGAGCGGCCCGATCCGGTCACCCGCATCGTCTCGGGCGTGCTCTCCGTCGTCACCGGGGCGGTGGTCGGCGCGATCACGACCGTCGCGCACCAGAGCACGGTGAGCGTCGGCGAGGCGGTGATCCCGGTCGGCCTGGCCGTCTCGCTCGCGGCGGTGCTGCTGCTCCTGCTCGGTCTGCGTCTCGTGATGGTCGACCGCTTCGTCGCCTTCTGCACCGCGATGGGCCTGCTCGGCGCGATCGGGCTGCTCGCGCTGCGCAGCACCGGCGGCTCGGTCCTCGTGCCCGCCAACGGGCTCGGCGTCGTCTGGACCTTCGCGCCCGCGCTGATCGCCCTCGTGGTGATCGCCTGGCCCCGGGTCCGCACGCCGGCCGCTCCTGCTCCGGTGGAGCCCGCGGCCGACAGCACCGCCCCGCCGCTCCCCGTACGATAG